DNA from Rubripirellula lacrimiformis:
GATGCCGCAATCGAAATGCTGGCGTGGTAGGCCAGCGTTAGCGGAATGAACCCGAGGACCAGTCGATCATTGTCCCAATTCCAAACGTCTTGGTGCAGGACAACGAGCAACAGCACGAGTCCCCAAACAACCTTCTTCATGAAACACACTTTCGGTGGGATATTGCCGGAACTTGATTATGCCGCAAATGAGATCTTACCAGCACGGTAAGCCATCCCAGGTCGGTCATGCGATCTGTTCCAGGGGGGGATGGATGACGGCAGCGAACCGGTGAACGCGCGACAGTGTAATCCGATAACGGTTCTATGTTTAGCACATCCCCTGCGTCCACCTGGGCGGACCAATCACAGCGAACCGGTCGTCAGCCCGATTTTGGCGTCGGTCCAGGCATAAAAAAACGAGTGGCTGGGTGGATCCAGTCACTCGTTGGGGAATTTGTGGTCGCGTTTTCAGGACGACTTGGGGGGCAGGCGGATGGAAATCTGCCTAGCTGCCGAATGGATCGTCGCCAAACGGGTCTGCGCCGGCACCGCCGCCACCGAACGGGTCGCTGTCCATTGCACCACCGCCACCGAATGGGTCGGCGCCGCTGTCGCCACCGGTCGAGAAGGGGTCTGAAGCAGGTGCGCCAGCTGGTGAATCACCGGCGGCAGGTGCACCGCTGTCGATCATCGGATCGTTCATCGCGTCGGCCAATGCGTCTTCGTTTTCGACTTTGGGCGTGCCCAGGTCATCGGCAAAGGGGTCTGAATCAGCGATCGGGGGCGCCGGAGGTGGTGTGACACCGGCACGTGGTTGAGTCGCCGCAGGTGCTGGTGAAGTGACGCCTGGGGCGGCACCGATTTCGCCGTATCGTTGGCGCGATCGGGCTGCGGATTCAGCCAGATACTGCAACTTCGATTTCTGACGAATTTCTTCTAGCTTCAGTCGCCCGGCGCCCTGATAACGCGAAAGGGATCGGCCGATGTAACGGCTGCCCTTTCCGCTCGCTTCCAGATCCGCACCCAATTGCCAGTCCGATTCGGCCTCGTAAGGGCGACCGGAATTGTGGGCGACGATACCGCGAAAGTAATACGCCCGTGGATCATCGATCCCGTTATTGATCGCCAACGACAGCAGGTCGTAGGCCTCGGTCGTGCGACCGGCATAGTAGGCGTGAACGCCCTGTCCGTAGAATTCTGACAGAACGGCACTTTGTCCCTGAGCCGATGAGCCACCGATCATGCTGGTGACGAAGGCACATGCGACCAGGCTTGATAGTAAGGTTTTCATATTTATCCGCGATCCTCCCCCAAGCCTTTCGGCCTAGATGGTGCTGGTGGGCGATTACCTGAGATGCCAATACCTGAGATCTTCGGCCCGAGACGTTTGGACTGGTTCGTTTTTTAGCGAGACTTCGTCGACGGGAAGACCTTCCCGCAAACGGATCGACGTAGTCAGTCCTCCCAAACTGTAGTCGTGGGTTCGACGACCAGCAAACTTTTTTCCTTGCCAACGTCGATCCTTCTGGTCGATCGCCGGCAGTTGGGCCGATCGGAACAGCCCTGCCAAGAGGATCATTTTGGCTCAAGTCCAGTCGGGCTGGCACAGCCCCCCCCGCTGCGGCAAGGGATCCGACGAATCAGGTGATCCAGCCGCCACCTAGGACTCGGGTTTCGTCATACACCACTGCGGCTTGACCGGGGGCGACCGCCAATTCGGGTTCGTCAAAGTGGACTTCGAACCGATTGGGATCGCGGGGGACGACCGTCAGGGTGCCCGGTTTGGGCGACCCGTTGTACCGGATCTGGACGGATACCCGCTGGGGCAGTTGGTCGATGGGCACCAGCCAATTGGCTTCGTCGGCGACCAATCCCGGCTTGGAAAGGTGTTCTTTCTTGCCGATCACGACCTGTCGGGTTTTCGGTTCGATGCGAACCACAAAATACGGTTCCCCCATCGCGACCCCCAACTTCTTTCGCTGGCCGACCGTGAATGCTTCGTACCCTTGATGGGTGCCGACCACTTTTCCATCGACCGTCACGATTTCGCCACCGGTATCGGCCGATCGCTGGGGAGCACGGGCACGGACAAAATCGCTGTGGTGCCCCTGGGTGACAAAGCAGATCTCTTGGCTGTCTTTTTTTCCGGCCACGCCCATCTTCAACCCTTCGGCGATCTCGCGGATGCGAGTTTTCTCGAATCCGCCCACCGGCAACATCATGCGATCGAGCCGATCCGGGCGAATTCCGAACAGGGCGTACGATTGGTCTTTGCTGGAATCCAGGCCGCGGTGCAGCTGGTTCACGCCGTCGACGTTCTGCATCTGCGCGTAATGACCGGTGGCCACAAATTCGGCATCCACGTCGTCGGCATAGTCGAACAGGCGGCCGAATTTGATCCATTGATTGCACCGTACACAGGGATTGGGCGTCCGCCCATCCAAGTAGTCGTCGACAAAGTAGTCCACGATTCGGCGGAAATCGTCGGTCAAATCCAGTGCGTAGAATGGGATTCCCATCTTGGCCGCGACTCGGCGAGCGTCGGCGGCGTCCGAAGCGGTGCAGCAGCCCTGTTTGTGGTCCGCCCGCAGTCCGTCGCCGGCGGAGGTCGCGGCGCCGGCCAACACAGGCAGGCTGGTCGATTTTCCGGTGTCATCGACCCGACACACAGCCGCCGATTCTTCGCCATGACGCATGAAAACGCCGATGACCTCGTGGCCGGCGTCCATAAGCAGGTGCGCAGCGACGCTGGAATCAACGCCTCCACTCATCGCGAGAACGATCCGAGCCATGTATATTTCCTGTGCTTAGTCTTTGACGTGATATGTCCCTCCATCATACGTAATGAGTCCAAAACGAGAATGGATGCTGAACTGGTTCAACGCAGCAAAGAGATTCGCCAGCGTCTAAAACAGCTCGGAGACTCTCTTTGACTACTCTGCCAAAGTAGAACAAGGCAAAGCGATCGAGCTGAAAATGGGTCAGCCCGGATTCTGGGACGATAACGAATCGGCCCAGAAAACGGTCTCGCAGCTGAAGGCGTTGAAAGTCATCGTCGGACCGATGAACGAACTGACCCAGTCGGCCGAGGACCTGGCCGCGCTTTTCGAAATGGCTCAAGAAGACGATTCGATCGTCGGCGAAGTGGCCTCCGAAATCGCTCGCTTGGAACAGATTCTGGACGACCTGGAATTGAAGGCCCTGTTGAACGGTGCCAACGATTCGGCGGGGGCCATTCTGTCGATCAACGCCCGCGATGGCGGTACCGATGCGAACGATTGGGCTGATATGCTGTTGCGGATGTATTCGGCTTGGGCGGTCGGGAACGAGTTCAAGATCGAACTTTTGGATCGTCAGGACAACGACGAGGCTGGCATCAAGAACGCCACGATCGCCGTCCGCGGGCCGATGGCCTACGGCTACCTGAAAGGCGAAGAGGGCGATCATCGGTTGGTCCGAATCAGCCCCTTCAACAGCGAAGGTAAGCGGCAAACCAGTTTCGCTGCGGTCAGCGTGTCGCCCGAAATCGATGATTCGTTCGAAGTCGAAATCGACGAAAAGGACGTGCGCATCGATACCTATCGTGCGGGTGGCGCCGGTGGGCAACACGTGAACAAGACCGACAGTGCGATCCGGTTAACCCACGTGCCAACCAATACCGTCGTCCAGTGCCAGAACGAACGTAGCCAGCACCAGAATAAAGCCACAGCATGGAAAATGTTGCGGGCCAAGTTGGCGCGTATCGAAGAGGAACGTCGCGAAGCCGAGGATGCTCGGAAATACGAAACCCAGGCTAGGACGGGGTTCGGAAGCCAAATCCGAAACTACTTCTTGCACCCCGACCAACGGGTCAAGGATGCGCGAACCGGCCACTACGTCGGCAACTTCAATAGCGTCATGGACGGCAGCGAGTTGCAGGGGTTCCTGGATTCGTTCTTGCGATTGAAAGCTGGCAAGATCGACGCGGCCGATTGATCCAGCGTGCGATGAACCTGCCTGCATCGGTGGCCACTGACCCGGAATCGGGATGGCCCCCTGCAGGTGACCGTTGCATGTGGATGGCTGGCCAAACCCGCGGCCAAGACCGCCACTCGCATTCCCTGCGGCGGTTAGGCCGCGCGGCGGATTTGCGGGCCTTCGTTGGACTGATCCAGTCCGGCGATCGAACCACGCTCGCGGCGTAGGTCGCGGATCTTGGACGCATGATCGTGCAGGTCGTTTTCCAGATCTCGGATTCGGCCCAGTGCTTTTGCGTTGGCCTCCAACGAATCTTCGTGTTCGGCGCTGACACGTTTCAGGTGATCCATCAGATCGTCGATGCGTTCTTGCATCGCTTGGTTCTGTGGACGCAGCTGCTGGGCCGCTTTGACCTGAGACGCCAGTTTCGTGATGTTGGATCGTTGGGCGTCCAACGTTTGGTTCAGTTTGGCCAAGTCGGCAACGGCGGCTTCGTGCTGTTGGGTCTTGGTTTGCAATTGTTTGCGAACGTCTTCGACCGTTTCCGATTGGGACTGCATCTGCTGTTTCAGCTGAGTGAACGATAGCGTGTGCTGGGCCTTTTGGGCTGCGATCGCGGCATCGGCCTTCTGCAGTTGTTCGGCCTGCGACATCATCGTGGCATCGGCCTTTTGCAATTGCTGGTCTTGCGAAGACATCAGTTCGTCGGCCCGCTTCAACTGTTCTGCTTGGGCAGCCATCTGCGCGTCAGCTTTCTTCAGCTGATCGGCATAGGACGTCATCGTCGCCTCGGCTTTTTTCAGCTGGTCGGCGTGGGCGGTAAGTTGGGCACGCAGATCGGTGACCAAGGTTTCCAGTTCGTCCCGCGATTGAGCCAAGCTGTCGCGTTGGCTGACAATCTGGTTGACTTGTTCGGATGTCTGGGCCAGTTTCTGCTGAGCCGCAGCAAGCTGTTGCTTGGTGTCGTCTAGCAGCTGAGTATCGGTTCGCAGTTTTTCGATCTCGGCCAATTGCTGCGTCAGTTGCTGTTCAAGCTGTGCCGCTCGTTCGGATTCGGCGGAATGCTGCTGGGACATCTTGTCCAGTTCTGCACGCAGCGGACGATGCTGGTCCAGTTCCTGTTGCAGTTCGGCCATCGATTCCAGTTGGCTTCGCAGGGTTTCAAGTTCACCCCGTTGGCGATCGATTTCGTTCTTCTGGTCACCAATTTGTTCGACGCGTTGTTGGTTGACCGTTTTTTGTTCGCCCAACACGATCGCGATTTGCGAAAGTTCATCTCGCAGCGGTGACAGTTCGTCGACCTGAGCTTTCAGTTTGCCGATGAAGTCGTCTCGTTCGGCAATCGCCTTGGTCAGCGTTTCGCGTTCGCTGGAAATGTGAGACGCCTGGTCGGTAACCAAACTGTGCTGGTCTTGCAGTTCGTTGAACTGATCTTCCAGTGTGTTGAACTGAGTCTTCAGTTTGCCGATGAAATCGTCTCGTTCGGCAATCGCCTTGGTCAACGTTTCACGTTCGCTGGAAATGTGAGTCGCCTGATCGGTGATCATGCTGTGCTGATCCTGCAGTTCGTTGAACTGCGACTTCAGCCTTTCGATTTCCGCTTCACGGCTGGACAGCAGTTCTCGCTGCTGTGCCAACGTGCTGGCGGCGGCTTCCAGGTCGGTGGCCAGTTCGTCACGCTCGGCTTGGGCCGATGCGGCGATCTGCAATTGTTCGTCTAGTTCTTCGATCCGCTGGTCTCGCTCGGTCGTCTTGCGGGCGAATTCGTCTCGTTCGATACGCAGGGTGTCCAAGTCTTCGCATCGCGCGACCAGGTCGGACTGTGTTTCCTTCAGCGATTGTTCGGCGGCTTCGCTGGCCAAACGCAATGTTTCGGTCTCTTGTCGCAGTTCCGCGATCAGCTTGGCGTTTTGGCTTGCGGACTGGTCCGTCGCGGATGCTTGGGCATCCAGCGTTTCGGTCAGTTGTTCGATTTCGGCTTCGTGCGCGATCTGTGCTTGTTCGAATCGCTTGATCACGTCTTCGCGATCCAACGACTGCTGTTGCAGATCGGCAATCTGATGGTTCAGCTGTTCGATCTGTTCGTTCAAACTGGCGATCGCTTGCTGACCCGAATCGGCTTGGTCGGTGCGGGAATCCAGCAGCGATTGCAGGCGTTCCACTTCGGCTGCAGATTGCGATTTGGCCTGTTCTAGCTGCACGATGGTTTGGCCGTGTTCGCCGACCTGTCGCTTCAATGCGTCGATGGTTTGCAGGTAGTTCGACGACGACTTGTCGTTGGTTTCCAAACGCGATCGCAGACTTTCGATCTCGACTTCTAGTTCACGATGGCTGGCTTGCAGTTGAGTGAACTGGGTGTTTCGTTCCAGCGATTCGTTTTCGGCGGCCGTCTTCAGTTGCAACGCTTCTTGCAACTGGCTGACGACGGTTTCGCTGCGTTTCTGTTCGCTTTCGTACTTTTGATCCGACTGATCACGCTCGCTGCGTAGACGTGACAGTTCGTCGCCTGCTTGCAACGCCGCGCTGCGATGGTCTTCGTTCTGCTTTTGCAGTTTTTCGTACTGTTCGCGCAGAGTTTCCAATTCGGTCGATGCCGATTGGTTGTCCTTTTGTAGCTTCGTGAGCTCGCGTTTTCGTTGCCGTACCGATCCACGCGCCTTGAAATAGCGGTTTTCCAGGCCATTGATCTTCTCGTGATCCCCGGTGCGGTCGTGGAACCAAAGCAAATGGCCGATCAGGATGCCCGCAAGGACGAAGAAAATGGCGGAAACAAAAGGCAAATCAAACAGGGCAGTCATCGGTGGATCCCAGCAATAGTCTTTCCGGACCGATGCGCCTTCCATGACGCACGGGTATCGAAGCCCGGGCTATAGCACGTCCGGGGACCACGCGTCCACCTTGTTTTTTGTCGCCAACAGACGGTCCATCCGATTTTGCGATCAAACACACGGTGCAAACAGATAGGCCGCTAGCCGGTATGCGGATCCAACGCCGTGAAACACGTCTGTTTCACAAGTGAACGGGTGAATCAGAGCGAACGGCCGATCAGGGTGAACTGGCCGATCAGAGTGAACTGGCCAAATTGGCCGGCCGCCGGTCACTGGTTTCATCGATGTCGCTGGGGGGGGCAACGTTGTCGTCGCCGTGAATCCGTTGCGGGATATCGATTATTCGTCGCCCAGTGCAGCGAACACGGACCGGGCGGCTTCGGAATCGCGAGCGGCACGGATTTTCGGATCGTCCATCCAGTCGGCGATCGGCGACTGGCCGGTGGAAAGTGGGATCAGTTCGATCGGTTGGAAGTTTTCGAAGGCCTCGTTTCGTTCGAAGCCGCGAGCGATGCGAACGGCGCCATCTTGCCCTGTCCACTGGATTCGGTCAGGAGCCGTTTCCCAGTTGGAACCCTCGCCGTCGGCATAGATGTTGGCCACGTCATTGCCGCCCGCGGTAGCGTGACCGACGGTGGACTCGAATCCGCTGGCGCTGACGTGGTATCCGGGACCGGTGATGATCGATCGTCCGCTCGAAACGCTCATCGTGTCGTCGCCGAGCGAGTCGTACATTTCGGCGCTGTCGTTTCCGCCCGATGTGGCGTAGGCATAGACGCGTTCAAAGCCGTAAGCCAATTGAAACGAATCGTCGCTTCGCAAACTGGTGAACTGGGGCCGGACCGACAACGAATCATCGCCGGCACTGTCGTGCAAAAACGCAGTGTCGTTGCCGCCTGCGGTTGCATGCACGAACACGCTGGGCACGCCGATCACGTTGAACTGAAATCCGATGCCTTCCAGCGTTGCCTCGCCGGGGTGGGATTGAAGCGTGTCAGAACCGGCCGAATCGAACAGAGACGCGCGGTCCGGGCCACCGCCACCGTTGAATGTGACGTCTTCGAATCCACGTAGTTGAATCGTGAAATCGTTCGTCGATAAAGTGCTGGTGCCCATCGCCCCAGGGTGCATGATCAGCCGCTCGGCCGCACTGCTGCCCAAGATCGAAAGAGAATCGTTTCCGCCGCCGACGTCGATCACGATGTCGGATGTGGCATTGGTGGGATCGATGCGATAGGTCGCACCGCCGACTCGCAGGGTAATGCCGTCACGCAGGTCTAGCTCGATTTCTTCGTGTTCGTTGGAACCGTCGAATCGATCAATCGTCAGCGGGGTGGTGGACTCTGGGGTCTGCGATTCTCCCTCGCCGTCGGTCCCGCCGCCGGGATCCACATCCGTGATATTCACGTTGCCGACCGCCGCGGCTAGGTTCAGCGTTCGGTAAGTTTGGCCGGTAACCGCATCGGTATGTTCCACCGACGCGTTTTGCATCCGCGTCAGCACATCATTGGCCGTCGGCGTCAGCCCTTCGGCAATCATCGCTTCACGGACCAACATCGATGCACCCGCCGCTTGGGGCGATGCCATGCTGGTTCCATCCAGGCTTGCGAAGTCGTCGACTTTGCCATCCCAGCCGAACACATGATCGGGCACAGAGCTTAGAACGGATCGTCCCTGAGCCGCAAAGATGCCGGACTCTCGTTGTGCAAAATCGCTGAGGTCGCCATCCGAATCGACGGATGAAACCGGGATGACGGATGGGCTAGACGCAGGGTACAGAACGCCCTCGGATCCTTCGCCGCCGTCAAAGAAGTTTCCCGAGGCGGCAAAGACCAGGATGCCGTCCTGACGCAACAACGCAAACTCGTCTTCCAACATCCCCATCGCGATGCTTCGGTTGGCATCGGACAACGCCGCACCGACCGATAGATTGATCGTTGTGATGGGAGATTCGAACGTGTCTTGGTTTTCGTGGACCCACTGCAACGCGGATTCGATCCATTCCAGTTCGCTGGATCCGGTGTCATCAAAAACGCGAAGCGCAACGATGTCGGCGCCAGGTGCGACTCCGGTGAATCCATCTGTGCTGCCTGCCAACAAACCGGAAACATGGGTGCCGTGAAATCCAGCGGGACCGTCGTCATAGGGGTTTGAATCGTTTTCGGCAAAGTCCCATCCGCCCACCACGCGATACCCGGGGCCGTATCCGCCACCCAATGCGACGTGATCCCAGGCCACACCGCTGTCGATCACGGCAACGGTTTGGCCGGCTCCTGAAAGTCCGCGGCTGGCTTGTAAATCGGCCGCCTGGTCCAGCAATGACGATGCGGGGTCGGTTGCGGGACTGGCCCCCAATGCAATCGAGTCAGCGGACGCAACAGAGGATTGCGACTGAGTCGAAAATGCGATGCTGTTGTCACCTGCCGAAGCCGGAATCGATGCCGGGACGCAGGTCGCCATGTCGTCCGCAGCAGACGGCTGATTATCCATGTCGACGTTGCCGCCAAGAGCTTCTAGCAACAGTTCCCCAGCCAGCGAAGCAGAGAGTGCTAGGCGAGCTTCGCACGGTTCGATCTTTCCGGGAATCGCTTCCAGATCGTCGTTGATTCTTAGCTTCGTGCGTACGGGGCGTTTCATCGGGAACCGAAATTCAGGGGAACCGAGCGACAGTGGGATGCAGGCAATCTGCGTGAATCAAATCAGCCATGGACGGGGGACGCCTTGTCAGTGCGGCGGTTGGGATCCTTCGGCAGCGGGCGTTGTCCGCCACCCGGCGGCGACGCAGATCCAGAGGATCCCCTGTTGGAAGCCTAGGACGCATAGTCGCCCACGGACTGCCTAATCGGACCTATCCGAAAACCAGTCGATTTTGGTGCATGGTGAAGCCGAAAAAATAGACAAGTCGTTACATTCGCGCCTGCTCTACTGGTTTTCGAGGCCTCGTCTGATGCCGTTACTGAAACTTTGGAACACAATTCGGGGTCGATCCACACCTGATGTGGTGGCTGACGCGCAGCCACCTAGCAGCGTGGATACGGTGCCTAGCCAAGCCACATCGCCCTCAGCCTCGGTGGGGTCAGCTCCGGCGGTGCAAAATTTGGGCATTCCCGACTCGGGCGGCACTGGCAATCAGACCCCCAGTGTCGGAACGTCTGAATCTGGCAACTCGCAAACGGGAACCCGGGAAACGGGCAATCGGGCGGCTGTCGCCAAAGCGGGTCGCAAGACAAAAGCCAAGTCGGCACCGGTCGCTGTCACCCCGCAATCGCCTGTGGCAACCCAGGTTCCCGAGGCGGTCAAACCGGCCAAGCCCGCTCGGCGACCCGCGTTCGGGATCTTCGGTTCCTCGGGACCTCACGCCGCCCTGTGCAAACAGATCAAGTCGCTGCCCGCACGCACGATCCTAGAAATCAATGTCGAGGACGGGACTCGCGCAATCGCTGTGCTGGAAACCCTAGCCGCCAACCTGCCCGCACCCGCACCTGTGGCGGATTCCGAATCGGAAGCGGCGACCACTGCACCGGCAATCCGATACTTGGTCATCGACCAGTTCGAAATGGCAGGTGGCCAGACAACACTGAAACAGTTCCATCAAACGCTTCGTGAAGCCGCCATCCGGCCTCAAGTGATCCCCGAACCAATCGACCGTGGACTCGTCCGCGTGGCGCACACCTACGGGGCAGTGGACCTGATTCTGATCGCAACGCCAGTCGACCAATGGCAGAATGAAACGATAATGAAGCTGATCGACCGCGTCTCGCATTCCGGAACAACGTTGATGTTCCGAGACGGTGATGCATGGAAGTCGTATCAGCAGAACACGGCTCCTCTGCGCCGCGCCGCCTAAGCAATCTCGCAAGCGGCAAACCGACAAACGAATACGACGCGCCCGCGAGTGGATCTCACCAATCCAGTTGCGGACGCGTTTTTTCGTTTCCCACGGGAACCTGTCAAAGGAATGGAAACCGCGCTCGAGGATAAGCGGAGAAGAAGTTCAAGTACGAGTACGAGTACGAGTACGAGTACGAGTTCGAGTTCGAGTTCGAGTTCGAGTTCGAGTTCAAGTTCAAGTACAAGTACAAGTACAAGTACAAGTACAAGTACAAGTCGCGTACACCAGCACCGTTCAAAACTTAAACTCGAACTTAAACTCGAACTCGAACTGCTTTTTTCTTCTCCTCCTCTTCCTCCCAACGCATCGAAATCGTGCGTCCGATCCCCGTTTCCAGCACCGGCAACTGACTCGGGTTATATTGTGGGCCCTCCCACAACTTCCCGCCTCATCAGGTCCGAGCCCCCCCATGCTTCGAATCTCTTTCTTCCCGCGTGTCTGGATCGCGCTGGGCTTCTTGTTCGCCATTGGCTTGAATGCTCTGCCAACCGGGCTTTCCGACGACACCGAACAGTCGGCTGCTGCTGACGCCCAAGTCCAAAGCCAACTGGTGCCGCAGGATCCCGAATCATTTCACCTGTTCATTTTGGCCGGCCAGTCGAACATGGCCGGGCGAGGCAAGGTGTCCGACGCCGATCGAAAACCGAACGACCGTGTGCTTTCACTGGGCCAGGACAAACAATGGACCCCGGCCGTTGACCCTTTGCATTTCGATAAGCCCAAGATGGTTGGTGTCGGAATCGGTCGGTCGTTCGCGGCCGAATATGCCAAGCGTCACCCGGGAATCACCGTGGGGTTGATCCCTTGTGCCGTCGGCGGGTCCGCCATCGATACATGGCAACCGGGCGGATATCACGATCAGACCAAGTCGCACCCTTGGGACGACATGCAATCCCGCGTGCAGCAGGTTGCCGCACAGGGTGTGCTCAAAGGCGTGCTGTGGCATCAGGGCGAATCGGATTCAAGCCCCGAGGCATCGGCGGCGTATGAGTCCAATTTGACCGAACTGATTCAACGGTTTCGGCAAACCTTTGACGCACCGCAGTTGCCTTTCCTGATCGGGCAGCTGGGCCAATTCGCGCAGCGTCCTTGGACAGACGGTCGACGCCAGGTCGATGCGGCTCAACAACGCATCGTCCAACACGTCGCCCGCACAGCATTCGTACCCTCGGACGGTTTGAACGACAAAGGCGACTTGACGCATTTCGATTCGCCATCGCTGCGTGAATTCGGATTCCGTTACGCCGCGGCGATGCAATGGATCGAATCACTGGTTCCGGTGCAGGTCTTTGCGCCCGGTGAAGGGAACCCGCGGAACAGCGAAGGAGATTTCGTTCGACTGGCGGACGGGCAGATTCTGTTCGTCTATTCGCGATTCGAATCCGGAGTCGGCGATCACAGTTCGGCGACGTTGGTAAGTCGGGTCAGCGATGATGGCGGCGCGACCTGGACCGACGATGACGTTACCGTCGTCGAGAACGAAGGCGGTATGAACGTCATGTCGGTATCGCTATTGCGTTTGGCTGATAACCGAATTGCCCTGTTCTACCTTCGCAAAAACTCGCTGACCGATTGCCGCCCCGTTGTCCGGTTTTCGTCGGACGAGGCCAAGACTTGGAGCGAGCCAACCGAAATGATCCCAGAGGAACAGATGGGGTATTACGTGTTGAACAATGACCGCGTGATCCAGTTGACCAGCGGTCGATTGGTCGCTCCCGTTTCGCTGCACCGAACGCCCGGTCAAGAAAATACCGACTGGCTGGGGCAAGTGGGATGTTATTTCTCGGACGATGCCGGCAGCAGTTGGCAGCGATCGACGTCTCTGTTGTCCGGGACGAATGCGGACGGCGTTCGCGTTGCCGCGCAAGAACCCGGTGTCGTGGAACGACGTGATGGAAGTTTGCTGATGTGGATTCGATCCGATCAGGGCACCCAGTATCAGAGTCACTCGTTCGACCAGGGTTTGACGTGGTCCGCCATGGAACCGTTTGCGTTGGCGTCGCCCCTGTCGCCTGCATCGATCGAGCGGGT
Protein-coding regions in this window:
- a CDS encoding sialate O-acetylesterase, with product MLRISFFPRVWIALGFLFAIGLNALPTGLSDDTEQSAAADAQVQSQLVPQDPESFHLFILAGQSNMAGRGKVSDADRKPNDRVLSLGQDKQWTPAVDPLHFDKPKMVGVGIGRSFAAEYAKRHPGITVGLIPCAVGGSAIDTWQPGGYHDQTKSHPWDDMQSRVQQVAAQGVLKGVLWHQGESDSSPEASAAYESNLTELIQRFRQTFDAPQLPFLIGQLGQFAQRPWTDGRRQVDAAQQRIVQHVARTAFVPSDGLNDKGDLTHFDSPSLREFGFRYAAAMQWIESLVPVQVFAPGEGNPRNSEGDFVRLADGQILFVYSRFESGVGDHSSATLVSRVSDDGGATWTDDDVTVVENEGGMNVMSVSLLRLADNRIALFYLRKNSLTDCRPVVRFSSDEAKTWSEPTEMIPEEQMGYYVLNNDRVIQLTSGRLVAPVSLHRTPGQENTDWLGQVGCYFSDDAGSSWQRSTSLLSGTNADGVRVAAQEPGVVERRDGSLLMWIRSDQGTQYQSHSFDQGLTWSAMEPFALASPLSPASIERVPATGDLMAVWNDHEFLSTASRARTPLSLAVSSDDGATWSPSIPIAADPHGWYCYTAMDWVDDTLLLGHVDGRQEKNQELATSVIRKLPLSQIYTQLHQSKIESLQRIGDASQHNAFTDLLRFQDRWYCVYRVGSTHVSADGALQILVSDDGTDWSSAAVITHPEADLRDAKLTVTPGGELMLSGAGAFEPGSDVRHQSMAWFSKDGQQWSDVVNIGPPNYWLWRTTWNGSNAYSIGYHTGKPVDQHVSLFRSQDEGRTFLPFVERTFDEGYPNESSILFGDDGHAICLLRRDGGIKTALLGKSMPPYDQWTWTDTGTRAGGPHIIRLPDGRIVAAVRLYDTRVRTSLCWLNPETGELTEFQTLPSGGDCSYPGLAWHDDQLWVSYYSAHEVGKPEFTTAVYLARVRIPSAN